One stretch of Balneola sp. MJW-20 DNA includes these proteins:
- a CDS encoding protein kinase domain-containing protein — translation MKKGRWEKIESILDTALTLSGDSRTQYINTACGGDNDLLNEVYDILRAMEESEKESFLQAASDENRELLKDLTDIEIGQQHDLIGLKIGSFRVTELIGEGGMGSVYKAEREDGEFDQQVAIKIVQPSHPTKDLISRFHMERKILAGLHHPNIASLYDGGITGDGIPYLVMEYVKGIPIDRYCDENKLSIPERIELFLDVCKAVQHAHSNLVIHRDLKAENIYVTSQGQVKVLDFGIAKLADPEMSEQDLLITRPGQKLWTPNYASPEQVKGTGITTSADIYSLGVLLYKLMTGQFPIDLKNKKMSEIGSLISEQSPLKPSESVLNTGNSEPFSLSGINKWSLELKGDIDAIILKALRKEAERRYLSAEQFKEDLQRHLDGFPVLARPDRYGYLAAKFYKRNKVAVSSVLLLFIIAVSAAVISTDFALEKQKAEILAQEEAAEARRQTEIANTVNLFLQQIIGQADPLTNPNGQNLTLMEAVELANGLVEESFSEQPEVEAAVRYTLGVVDMNLGRLERSIDQLNQALVLAENSFGKGHRQTMEMRSQLGLAYIRNGMNDEAQKVLEAGLEEARNARVEDYPASAMVLNELGLMYLYRGDGASAEPYLRESASQKEQVYDENNPDYLTTLHNLSGAMMMQGKLDEATELATDVLERRKIARGEFHPQVAQSLNVVAHMLMQAGKYSEALTYREQDLEMRQKLYEGDHPDKARAMHNIANLYLSLDEPSKALPMEQDALEMWKRTLPANHPDIMRGTVVLARIHGSLGEFDKETPLRDDHLLRFRRTIQPGSPELAPWLMEASVAHLNSGNLSRAASLSEEAMENFKQNFGSEHWQYFIAMNLRGYIAHKEGQTTLAREMIGKSTAALYELDKADVNRRNEALKRSIEFYTVTGAESEAEKLRRFIEDQIVASG, via the coding sequence ATGAAAAAGGGTCGGTGGGAAAAGATCGAGAGCATACTGGATACTGCACTTACTTTATCCGGTGATAGCAGAACACAGTACATTAACACAGCATGTGGTGGAGATAATGATCTTTTAAATGAAGTATATGATATACTCAGGGCAATGGAAGAGTCTGAAAAAGAAAGCTTTCTGCAGGCTGCTTCAGATGAAAACAGGGAGTTGCTCAAAGACCTGACTGATATTGAAATTGGTCAGCAACATGATCTTATAGGTCTGAAGATCGGCTCATTCCGTGTCACTGAACTAATAGGTGAAGGTGGTATGGGATCCGTTTATAAGGCTGAACGTGAGGATGGTGAATTCGATCAGCAGGTTGCGATCAAGATCGTACAGCCTTCACACCCTACTAAAGATCTGATTTCCAGATTTCATATGGAAAGAAAGATCCTTGCAGGTTTACATCATCCGAATATTGCCAGTTTATATGACGGAGGTATTACCGGAGATGGGATCCCCTATCTGGTTATGGAGTATGTGAAGGGTATTCCCATCGATCGTTACTGCGATGAGAATAAACTTAGCATTCCGGAACGTATCGAACTATTTCTGGATGTATGTAAGGCCGTTCAGCATGCACACTCTAATCTGGTAATTCACCGGGACCTGAAAGCCGAGAATATTTATGTAACATCCCAAGGGCAAGTTAAAGTTCTGGATTTCGGTATTGCTAAACTGGCTGATCCTGAGATGTCAGAACAGGATCTTTTGATAACCCGTCCCGGTCAGAAATTATGGACTCCTAATTATGCATCTCCGGAACAGGTAAAAGGTACCGGGATCACTACCTCTGCGGATATTTATTCTCTGGGAGTGCTTCTGTATAAACTCATGACGGGTCAATTCCCTATTGATCTGAAAAATAAGAAAATGTCTGAGATCGGGTCTCTCATTTCTGAACAGAGTCCCCTCAAACCCAGTGAAAGTGTTCTGAATACTGGTAACTCTGAGCCATTCAGTCTTTCTGGTATTAATAAATGGTCCCTGGAATTAAAAGGAGATATAGACGCGATTATACTGAAAGCGCTCCGAAAGGAAGCTGAACGAAGGTATTTATCGGCCGAACAGTTCAAGGAAGATCTGCAGAGGCATCTGGATGGATTTCCCGTTCTCGCTCGTCCGGATCGCTATGGTTACCTAGCAGCAAAATTCTATAAAAGAAATAAGGTCGCAGTTTCCAGCGTACTGCTTCTATTCATTATAGCCGTCTCAGCTGCGGTAATAAGCACGGATTTTGCACTTGAAAAACAAAAAGCGGAAATACTGGCACAGGAAGAAGCTGCGGAAGCACGTCGACAAACCGAAATAGCTAATACCGTAAACCTCTTCCTGCAACAGATCATCGGACAGGCGGATCCTTTAACGAACCCCAACGGGCAGAATCTGACTCTTATGGAAGCGGTGGAACTTGCAAATGGATTAGTGGAAGAATCATTCTCAGAACAACCCGAAGTGGAAGCAGCTGTCAGGTACACATTGGGAGTTGTGGATATGAATCTGGGCCGTCTAGAACGATCAATCGATCAGCTGAATCAAGCCCTGGTACTGGCCGAAAATTCTTTCGGAAAAGGCCACCGTCAGACCATGGAAATGAGATCTCAACTCGGACTGGCTTATATCCGGAATGGAATGAACGATGAAGCCCAGAAAGTTCTGGAAGCGGGACTCGAAGAGGCAAGAAATGCACGCGTAGAAGACTACCCTGCTTCAGCCATGGTATTGAATGAGCTGGGTTTAATGTATTTGTATCGCGGTGACGGAGCATCAGCAGAACCGTATCTCAGAGAATCAGCCTCACAGAAAGAACAAGTATACGATGAAAATAACCCTGATTATCTGACCACGCTTCATAATCTTAGCGGAGCAATGATGATGCAGGGTAAACTCGATGAAGCAACTGAACTGGCTACCGACGTTCTGGAAAGAAGAAAAATTGCCAGGGGTGAATTTCACCCTCAGGTTGCTCAAAGTCTGAATGTAGTCGCTCATATGCTCATGCAGGCAGGGAAATACAGTGAGGCTTTGACTTACCGGGAACAGGACCTGGAAATGCGGCAAAAATTATATGAAGGAGATCATCCAGACAAAGCCAGGGCTATGCATAATATTGCTAATCTGTATCTGTCTCTGGATGAACCGTCTAAAGCACTGCCTATGGAACAAGATGCACTGGAAATGTGGAAAAGAACCCTGCCGGCAAATCACCCTGATATTATGAGGGGAACTGTCGTGCTTGCCAGAATCCACGGCAGCCTGGGAGAATTTGACAAAGAAACTCCATTGAGAGATGATCACCTGTTAAGATTCAGACGGACCATACAACCCGGTTCACCTGAACTTGCGCCCTGGCTTATGGAAGCTTCCGTTGCTCATTTAAATTCCGGAAACTTGTCCCGGGCAGCCTCCCTATCTGAGGAAGCAATGGAAAATTTTAAACAGAACTTCGGATCCGAACACTGGCAGTATTTCATTGCTATGAATCTGCGAGGATATATTGCACATAAAGAGGGACAAACGACTCTTGCCAGAGAAATGATCGGGAAGAGTACTGCTGCATTATATGAATTAGATAAAGCAGATGTTAACCGGCGGAATGAAGCACTTAAAAGAAGTATCGAATTCTACACGGTTACCGGAGCTGAATCAGAAGCTGAAAAACTCAGACGATTTATTGAAGATCAGATTGTGGCTTCTGGTTAA
- a CDS encoding ECF-type sigma factor has protein sequence MTQHENITLILERARNGSNEDYNKLFSMVYDQLKEIAMMRINLEHNEITYSRTDLVHEAYIRLFDANEIKWQDTAHFNAVASRCMRRILIDHARKKKADKRGGNKTAITYIDELMRVHEQADKLISLDDTLKELGKLNQRLVDIVECRYFGEMSIEDTAEALNISVSTVKRDWAKARGWLYKELNDRF, from the coding sequence ATGACGCAACATGAAAATATCACATTAATACTGGAAAGGGCCCGAAACGGCTCTAACGAGGATTATAACAAGTTATTTTCAATGGTTTACGATCAGCTTAAAGAGATAGCCATGATGCGTATCAATCTGGAACATAATGAGATCACCTATTCCAGAACTGATCTGGTTCACGAAGCATATATTCGTCTGTTTGATGCTAATGAAATCAAATGGCAGGACACTGCTCATTTCAATGCAGTTGCTTCCCGTTGCATGAGGAGAATCCTGATCGATCATGCCCGAAAGAAAAAAGCAGATAAAAGGGGTGGAAATAAAACTGCGATCACCTACATCGATGAACTTATGAGGGTTCATGAGCAAGCTGATAAACTGATTAGTTTAGACGACACCTTAAAAGAACTTGGAAAATTAAATCAAAGACTTGTAGATATCGTCGAATGCCGCTATTTCGGAGAAATGAGTATTGAAGATACTGCGGAAGCCCTGAATATATCGGTTAGTACGGTAAAACGGGACTGGGCTAAAGCACGCGGGTGGTTATACAAAGAATTGAACGACAGATTTTAA
- a CDS encoding acyl-CoA carboxylase subunit beta, with protein sequence MTSKSGSATTNWFKDRIHEIRETEDEIKLGGGPKRIEKHHSKGKLTARERIEKLIDEGSDFQELGLWAGYEMYEEVGGCPGGGVVTGIGTISGRECMIVANDATVKAGAWFPITAKKNLRAQEIAMENHIPLVYLVDSAGVFLPMQDQIFPDKEHFGRMFRNNARISAMGIPQIAAIMGSCVAGGAYLPIMSDEALIVDGTGSVFLAGSYLVKAAIGESVDNETLGGATTHTEISGVTDYKMENDEVCLETIRDLIDKLGPYDTAGFNRKEPVDPARPADEIFEILPESRTSPYDMNDLLECIIDKDSFTEFKKGYGQTIITGYARIDGWSVGIVANQRTVSRTKQGEMQIGGVIYSDSADKAARFIMNCNQKKIPLIFFQDVTGFMIGKRSEHGGIIKDGAKMVNAMSNSTVPKFTIVVGNSYGAGNYAMCGRAYDPRLMYAWPTANIAVMSGASAAKTLLQIKVAALKKKGEKITEEQENELLKEITDRYDHQTDVRYAASRLWVDGIIDPRDTRKRISKGIECANLNPVIEEYKTGVIQT encoded by the coding sequence ATGACATCTAAATCCGGAAGCGCTACCACAAACTGGTTTAAAGACCGTATACATGAAATTCGTGAAACTGAAGATGAAATCAAATTAGGGGGCGGGCCTAAGAGGATTGAAAAGCATCACAGCAAAGGTAAGCTTACTGCACGTGAAAGAATAGAAAAACTCATCGATGAGGGAAGTGATTTTCAGGAACTGGGACTATGGGCCGGTTATGAGATGTATGAAGAAGTTGGAGGCTGCCCCGGAGGCGGTGTGGTTACAGGGATCGGGACCATATCCGGACGGGAATGTATGATTGTGGCCAACGATGCTACTGTAAAAGCAGGGGCTTGGTTTCCCATTACAGCAAAAAAGAATCTGAGAGCTCAGGAAATAGCCATGGAAAATCATATCCCTTTGGTCTATCTGGTAGATTCCGCTGGCGTATTTTTACCAATGCAGGATCAGATCTTCCCGGATAAAGAACACTTTGGACGCATGTTCCGGAATAACGCACGCATATCTGCAATGGGTATTCCCCAGATCGCTGCAATTATGGGTTCTTGCGTGGCTGGCGGAGCTTATCTCCCCATCATGAGTGATGAGGCCCTGATCGTGGACGGTACCGGGTCGGTATTTCTGGCTGGCTCATACCTGGTGAAAGCCGCTATCGGAGAATCAGTAGATAATGAAACACTCGGAGGAGCTACCACTCATACCGAAATAAGTGGTGTCACCGATTACAAAATGGAAAATGATGAAGTGTGTCTTGAGACGATCCGGGATCTGATCGACAAACTGGGTCCTTATGATACGGCAGGTTTTAACCGAAAAGAGCCAGTTGATCCTGCCCGACCTGCTGATGAGATCTTTGAGATCCTGCCAGAGTCCAGAACCAGTCCCTATGATATGAATGACTTGCTGGAATGTATTATAGACAAAGACAGCTTCACGGAATTCAAAAAAGGATACGGGCAGACCATCATAACCGGCTATGCGCGTATTGATGGATGGAGTGTCGGGATCGTGGCCAATCAGCGGACCGTGAGCCGAACCAAACAGGGAGAAATGCAGATCGGAGGAGTGATCTACTCTGATAGTGCAGATAAAGCTGCCCGTTTCATCATGAATTGTAATCAGAAAAAGATTCCTCTCATCTTCTTTCAGGATGTTACCGGATTTATGATCGGCAAACGAAGTGAGCACGGAGGAATCATTAAAGACGGAGCAAAGATGGTCAATGCCATGAGTAACAGCACCGTTCCCAAATTTACGATCGTTGTAGGTAACAGTTATGGTGCGGGTAATTATGCCATGTGCGGGCGGGCCTATGATCCACGTCTGATGTATGCATGGCCAACCGCAAACATTGCAGTTATGAGCGGTGCATCTGCAGCGAAGACCTTACTGCAGATCAAGGTTGCTGCTTTGAAGAAGAAAGGAGAGAAGATCACGGAAGAACAGGAAAATGAATTACTCAAAGAGATCACGGATCGTTATGATCACCAGACCGATGTGCGCTATGCAGCATCCAGGCTTTGGGTAGATGGTATAATAGACCCCAGAGATACCCGAAAACGTATCTCAAAAGGTATTGAATGTGCTAATCTTAATCCGGTTATTGAGGAATATAAGACCGGGGTTATTCAAACATAG
- a CDS encoding GWxTD domain-containing protein produces the protein MRYLLTILLSAILSTVICAQRVSYPQLVNRNQIPQVYIDEIVIPDSSGLHTLVFSFKFQNEFIPFKKIPVEPDFMVPEGKEYYAIMRLNSEIFKGVPGRNRNIEPVSRDTWTDTLFAENFDETRSRDLYASGSLKVQLRPGVYNYILQLNTQDASRDRNTQPQRVRIPDLSKKEMGEIYLINNDSEANPSRLTLISKNNNVPYGEDFLSLIRIPDLNREAIYTLKVDKIRIQERDTSMIEEVYTNTLDLNELMTNRSIQFVGGKESALSLREGGTFNYLLVKIPNNEFENAAYRLTVNSDKRNKPVASRVFRSLWDDMPASLYNLDIAIDNMKYIVSEDQIRSLKKGNDQEKEKKFREFWDQRDPSPGTVYNELMAEYYRRIDYAFKTFGTRQFPLGHETDMGEIYIKYGPPNNKERVFPTNGNTRETWFYDNRKFVFEAVSGFGDFELVATQ, from the coding sequence ATGCGATATTTACTCACGATCCTTTTATCTGCTATTCTTTCTACTGTTATCTGTGCCCAGCGGGTTTCATACCCCCAGCTGGTAAACCGTAATCAGATCCCGCAGGTCTATATTGATGAGATCGTAATCCCTGACAGTTCAGGGCTTCATACCCTGGTATTCAGTTTTAAATTTCAAAATGAGTTCATTCCCTTCAAGAAAATACCCGTAGAACCGGATTTCATGGTCCCCGAAGGAAAGGAGTATTATGCTATCATGCGACTTAACTCGGAGATTTTTAAAGGAGTTCCGGGAAGAAACAGAAACATTGAACCTGTCTCACGTGATACATGGACAGATACCCTTTTTGCAGAAAATTTTGATGAGACCCGGTCCAGAGACCTCTATGCAAGCGGCAGTCTTAAAGTACAGCTCAGACCCGGAGTCTATAATTATATACTCCAGCTAAATACTCAGGATGCAAGCAGAGACCGTAACACACAGCCTCAGCGGGTAAGAATTCCTGACCTCAGTAAAAAAGAGATGGGCGAGATCTACCTGATCAACAATGATTCTGAAGCCAATCCTTCCAGACTTACTCTGATTTCAAAGAATAATAATGTTCCCTATGGAGAAGATTTTCTGTCATTGATAAGGATCCCTGACCTGAACAGAGAAGCAATATATACATTGAAGGTCGATAAGATCAGAATTCAGGAAAGAGACACTTCAATGATAGAGGAAGTATACACTAACACTCTTGATCTTAATGAACTCATGACCAACCGTTCCATCCAATTTGTGGGCGGAAAAGAAAGTGCACTCTCTCTAAGAGAAGGTGGTACTTTTAACTATCTGCTGGTAAAGATTCCGAATAATGAATTTGAAAATGCAGCTTACCGACTCACAGTAAATTCCGATAAACGAAATAAACCGGTGGCAAGCCGTGTTTTCAGATCTCTCTGGGATGATATGCCTGCCAGTTTATACAATCTGGATATTGCGATCGATAACATGAAATATATCGTCTCCGAAGACCAGATCAGGAGTCTTAAAAAAGGTAATGATCAGGAAAAAGAGAAGAAATTCAGAGAATTCTGGGATCAACGTGATCCAAGCCCTGGTACCGTATATAATGAACTTATGGCCGAATATTACCGCCGGATTGATTATGCATTTAAAACTTTTGGAACCAGGCAGTTTCCCCTCGGACATGAAACAGACATGGGTGAGATCTATATCAAATATGGTCCACCGAATAATAAAGAACGGGTATTTCCAACGAACGGAAACACCAGGGAAACCTGGTTTTATGATAACCGTAAATTTGTTTTTGAGGCCGTATCCGGATTTGGTGATTTCGAATTAGTAGCAACACAATAA
- a CDS encoding class I SAM-dependent methyltransferase, with protein MSHKTSNYSSLAPLYDKLMEDVDYDTWADFIDELIQIHHPDPQKVHEMACGTGTMLVSMGNLQCYDLSASDLSAEMVELARQKIRDHNWNISVEQEGFTDLNKNNTYDVIYTVFDSINYLHTPDEISEMLDRTFRALMNEGLLIFDFSTPQNSLEAVDYLNNEEGSFNGFRYFRSSRYDVKAKFHYNEFDIEELANDGVRVVKRSREVHKQKIYSFSEMKEIINRSAYNIIAAYEDFDTIPATDKSSRVTMVLKCQKQQ; from the coding sequence ATGTCTCATAAAACTAGCAATTACAGCAGCCTGGCACCATTGTACGATAAATTGATGGAAGATGTGGATTATGACACCTGGGCTGATTTTATCGATGAACTTATCCAGATACATCATCCGGATCCTCAAAAAGTACATGAAATGGCTTGTGGTACCGGTACTATGCTGGTGAGTATGGGTAATCTTCAGTGTTACGACCTCTCGGCAAGTGATCTTTCTGCAGAAATGGTAGAACTGGCACGGCAGAAAATACGTGATCATAACTGGAATATATCTGTTGAGCAAGAAGGCTTTACCGACCTCAATAAGAATAATACTTATGATGTCATTTATACTGTATTTGATAGTATTAACTACCTCCATACTCCGGATGAGATCTCTGAAATGTTGGACCGTACCTTCCGGGCTTTAATGAATGAAGGATTACTCATTTTTGATTTTTCCACCCCTCAAAATTCTCTTGAAGCGGTGGATTATCTGAACAATGAAGAAGGGTCTTTTAACGGTTTCAGATATTTTCGAAGCAGCAGGTATGATGTAAAGGCCAAATTTCATTATAATGAGTTCGATATCGAAGAACTTGCAAATGACGGGGTTAGGGTGGTCAAAAGATCACGCGAGGTCCATAAGCAAAAGATCTATTCCTTTAGTGAAATGAAGGAAATAATTAATCGATCAGCTTATAACATCATCGCTGCTTATGAAGATTTCGACACAATTCCTGCTACAGATAAAAGCTCACGCGTAACCATGGTACTTAAATGTCAGAAACAGCAGTAA
- the pdxA gene encoding 4-hydroxythreonine-4-phosphate dehydrogenase PdxA, with the protein MPPIIGITIGDVNGIGPELILKTISSLDSNEQVPLIIGPVQALKKYETLVSGEWNYNIIQDVSDIKYGKVNILDDGTEEVVITPGIQSSDGGKIAMNSIERTIELCISRKIDAMVTSPISKEAVNLAGYEIPGHTEFLADKTDTSEVLMMLVNEGLRVALVSTHVPISAVANEITKERIIRKAQILDRSLRTDFRISEPKIAVFGLNPHAGDGGVIGEEEITIINPAMEEIKRIGINAEGPFPADGFFGQKLHEKFDAILAMYHDQGLVPFKLLSFGSGVNFTAGLPIIRTSPDHGTAFNIAGKGVADPSSFLKAFSLAVELVKNNDKADVS; encoded by the coding sequence ATGCCTCCTATTATTGGGATTACGATCGGTGATGTGAACGGTATTGGTCCTGAGTTGATCCTAAAAACGATCAGCTCTTTAGATAGCAACGAACAAGTTCCTTTGATCATCGGGCCAGTACAGGCACTTAAAAAGTATGAAACGCTAGTATCCGGGGAATGGAATTATAACATCATACAGGATGTATCAGACATTAAATATGGCAAGGTTAATATCCTTGATGACGGAACCGAGGAAGTGGTAATAACTCCCGGAATTCAATCTTCCGACGGCGGAAAAATAGCAATGAATTCAATAGAACGAACTATTGAACTATGCATAAGCCGTAAAATTGATGCTATGGTGACCTCACCCATATCCAAGGAAGCAGTAAACCTTGCCGGATATGAAATACCTGGTCATACTGAGTTTCTGGCTGATAAAACGGATACCTCAGAAGTCTTAATGATGCTCGTTAATGAAGGACTCAGAGTTGCTCTCGTCAGTACCCATGTTCCGATAAGCGCAGTAGCTAATGAAATAACCAAAGAGCGAATCATCCGAAAGGCTCAGATCCTTGACAGAAGCTTACGAACAGATTTTCGAATATCTGAACCAAAGATCGCTGTATTCGGACTGAATCCACATGCAGGTGATGGCGGGGTCATTGGTGAGGAAGAGATCACGATCATCAATCCAGCAATGGAAGAGATCAAACGGATCGGAATAAATGCTGAGGGTCCCTTTCCGGCAGATGGATTCTTCGGTCAGAAACTACATGAGAAATTTGATGCTATTCTGGCCATGTATCACGACCAGGGACTGGTTCCCTTTAAACTGCTTTCATTTGGTTCAGGAGTCAATTTTACGGCAGGCTTACCTATTATCAGAACTTCTCCTGATCACGGTACCGCATTTAATATTGCGGGAAAAGGGGTAGCAGATCCCTCCTCTTTTCTTAAAGCATTTAGTCTCGCAGTTGAACTGGTGAAAAATAATGACAAAGCTGATGTCTCATAA
- the ftsE gene encoding cell division ATP-binding protein FtsE: MSETAVIELRGVSLSFENRKILDHVDFRLHNGEFVYLIGPTGVGKSSFLKLLYRDVVPDAGSVRVTDYPVNKISMREVPMLRRRLGIVFQDFQLLPDRNVFDNVAFALQVTGEKPKFIKQRVLEVLTMVGLSHRRKNMPRDLSGGEQQRIVIARALANEPRILLADEPTGNLDPKATKDIMELLSTINNRGMAVLMVTHDYSIVKKYPARTLRMVDGGIQELIWKGDKLIPAPKSA, translated from the coding sequence ATGTCAGAAACAGCAGTAATAGAATTACGGGGTGTATCCTTAAGTTTTGAGAACCGGAAAATCCTGGATCATGTAGACTTCAGACTCCATAATGGTGAGTTTGTCTACCTGATCGGTCCTACCGGTGTTGGTAAAAGCTCTTTTTTAAAACTCTTATACCGTGATGTGGTCCCGGATGCCGGCTCGGTACGTGTCACTGATTACCCGGTCAACAAGATCAGTATGCGGGAAGTACCTATGCTTAGAAGAAGACTGGGGATCGTATTTCAGGATTTCCAACTTCTCCCCGATCGCAATGTATTTGATAATGTAGCTTTTGCACTTCAGGTAACCGGTGAAAAACCGAAGTTTATCAAACAACGTGTACTTGAAGTACTTACGATGGTTGGTTTAAGTCACCGAAGAAAGAATATGCCACGAGATCTTTCCGGTGGGGAACAGCAGCGTATAGTTATTGCGAGGGCTTTAGCAAACGAACCGAGAATATTACTGGCAGATGAGCCTACGGGTAACCTGGATCCCAAAGCAACTAAAGATATTATGGAACTGCTAAGTACGATCAATAATCGCGGTATGGCGGTTCTTATGGTTACTCATGACTATTCCATTGTCAAGAAATATCCAGCAAGAACCTTAAGAATGGTTGACGGGGGAATTCAGGAGCTTATCTGGAAGGGTGATAAGCTTATCCCTGCTCCTAAAAGTGCCTGA